In Bacteroidota bacterium, the sequence TGTAGATGCTTTTAACGGCACACCGGTATTAGACCTGAAGCCATATCTTCCATCTGTCGATTTTGTAGAAAGTAAAATCAACACCGAAATGGAAAAAGAAATGGGTCATCACGACGAGATAATGGTGAAGGATCCGGTTTACAAGTAATACTTTAAACTTTAGACTTTAAACTTTAGACTTTATACTTTAGACCACCTCTAACCTAGCCAAATAATCAAAATGCTCCCCTTCCTCTACCAGCTCACATTTAAGACCTACGGTTTCAGCTACACTCTTCAATCGTGGAAAATCAACATAAAGCCAGTCAAACTCTTCTGTACTTTGTTTCTTATAGTGCATCTGGAAAGTTAACTCTCCGTGATATTCTCTTCCTAAATCAAGCCACATTCCTCCATCTTCCTCTTCAAACATATACGAAATATCAGAAGAATCCAGTAATATTTTACCTCCCTCGCTTAGTAATGACTTTAATTTGTTGAGAAAATTTGGCAAATTCTCCAATGTTCCGGCAAGGCCAATACCGTTCATCAAAAGCAATAAAGTATCGAACTCTTCACCCTCAAAATCTTCCAAAGACGAATTCTCAACTTTTTTCACCCCTCTTGCTTTGGCAACTTTACAGGCACCAACAGATATATCTATAGCCTTAACATCAACATTCTTATTCTGCAACTCCAAACTGTGACTCCCCGACCCACAACCAATATCAAGAACTTTTCCATTACATAAATTAAGAGCACTTTGCTCGATCTTAGGCATATCTTTCCAACGGCGAAATAAATACGGCAATGGCATTTCATCCTCCTCGGTAATATTCGAAGTTGTAATAATATCTTCTGTATATTTTTTGTTCCAGAAATCTATTAATGCCTTTCCTAATATATCTTTCATTTCGATGTTTATTTGCTTAACTGTTTATTTGCTAAATTGTTTTTAATATTTTTGCAGAATCCTAAATATAATTTCAGATTATGCAAAAAATACTAGAAGAACTGCCTAAACGGGCCAAAGATAAGCATAACGAAAACAAAAAGTACTTTCAAAAACTTCGAAAAAAGAAACCTAAACAATTAGACCTGGTAATGCAGGATATTCACGACGAGGTATTTGAATATATA encodes:
- a CDS encoding methyltransferase domain-containing protein, whose product is MKDILGKALIDFWNKKYTEDIITTSNITEEDEMPLPYLFRRWKDMPKIEQSALNLCNGKVLDIGCGSGSHSLELQNKNVDVKAIDISVGACKVAKARGVKKVENSSLEDFEGEEFDTLLLLMNGIGLAGTLENLPNFLNKLKSLLSEGGKILLDSSDISYMFEEEDGGMWLDLGREYHGELTFQMHYKKQSTEEFDWLYVDFPRLKSVAETVGLKCELVEEGEHFDYLARLEVV